One Sinorhizobium mexicanum genomic region harbors:
- a CDS encoding YkgJ family cysteine cluster protein, translating to MTHSVSSSQDFASQDFASQDFDCQSCGACCAYSADWPRFSLETDEELDRIPAEYVAADLGGMRCENDRCTALDGTLGRFVACKIYAVRPIVCRTCMPGDDECLIARARHFGAAA from the coding sequence ATGACCCATTCCGTTTCATCCAGCCAGGATTTCGCCAGCCAGGATTTCGCCAGCCAGGATTTCGACTGTCAAAGCTGCGGCGCCTGTTGTGCCTATTCGGCCGACTGGCCGCGCTTCTCGCTGGAGACAGACGAGGAACTCGATCGCATTCCGGCAGAATACGTCGCTGCCGATCTTGGTGGCATGCGTTGCGAGAACGATCGATGCACGGCGCTCGACGGCACGCTTGGCCGCTTCGTCGCCTGCAAGATTTATGCGGTGCGACCGATCGTGTGCCGGACGTGCATGCCCGGTGACGACGAGTGTCTGATTGCGCGCGCACGCCATTTCGGCGCTGCCGCGTGA
- a CDS encoding 2', 3'cyclic nucleotide phosphodiesterase SpdA: protein MTKFIIFTDLHMVPEGLTIIGLDPYRRLANGIAHVNRHHADAHRVIFAGDLTHGADRPSYERLKAILGELVPPAAMMIGNHDRREVFLQVFSGAATDENGFVQQAIDFADCRAVLLDTLFAPPYDYPVSHAGHLCQKRLAWLDRQLAEAGARPVLIFMHHPPHVTGFTSIDMIRLINGQEFYALVKRHGNVRHIFAGHVHRTISGSSRGIPFSIFKSPVHQQPMPFDTPDASLSVDEPAAYGIILVTDDGVLVHTEDYEIARRDAALA from the coding sequence ATGACGAAGTTCATCATCTTCACCGACCTGCATATGGTTCCCGAAGGTCTAACAATCATCGGGCTTGATCCCTATCGGCGGCTCGCCAACGGGATTGCTCACGTCAATCGCCATCACGCCGATGCGCATCGGGTGATCTTTGCCGGAGATCTCACGCACGGGGCCGACCGCCCGTCCTATGAACGCCTGAAGGCGATCCTTGGTGAACTCGTTCCACCGGCGGCGATGATGATCGGCAACCACGACAGGCGCGAGGTTTTCCTCCAGGTTTTTTCCGGTGCGGCGACCGACGAGAACGGTTTCGTCCAGCAGGCGATCGATTTTGCCGACTGTCGCGCCGTGTTGCTCGACACCCTGTTTGCGCCGCCCTACGACTATCCCGTGAGCCACGCCGGGCATCTTTGCCAAAAGCGTCTTGCCTGGCTCGATCGGCAACTCGCCGAGGCCGGCGCCCGGCCGGTGCTGATCTTCATGCACCATCCTCCGCATGTGACCGGCTTCACGAGCATCGACATGATCCGTCTGATCAACGGTCAGGAATTCTACGCGCTCGTGAAACGCCACGGCAATGTGCGCCACATCTTCGCCGGTCATGTTCATCGCACGATCAGCGGTTCCAGTCGCGGTATTCCGTTCTCGATTTTCAAGAGCCCGGTCCATCAACAGCCGATGCCCTTCGATACGCCGGACGCCTCGCTCTCAGTCGACGAACCGGCGGCCTATGGCATCATCCTGGTTACCGATGACGGCGTGCTCGTCCATACCGAAGACTACGAAATCGCCCGGCGCGACGCGGCACTGGCATAA
- a CDS encoding proline racemase family protein — MRWKRTIQLLDVHCEGEIGKVAIGGVPKIPGNSIAEQLNHINTVDDSLRRFLCLEPRSGSIGSVNLLVPPKRPEADAGFIILQADQAHAMSGSNSICVTTALLESGMIEMKEPETVVMLDTAAGLVKATATCRDGRCERVKLTMVPSFVQELDVEVDTPEWGRIKLDLCFGGIFYALVDVRQIGTTIEKANARRIVEAGMLLKDLVNRTIPVVHPEIPEISGVAYVMFRDTEADGTVRTCTTMWPGRVDRSPCGTGSSANLATLHARGRVKPGDILKSRSIIGSEFEVGLEGVTTVAGREAIIPTISGRGWTFGLHQVALDPFDPLAEGFALTDTWGPQAGEIR; from the coding sequence ATGAGATGGAAGCGCACGATCCAGTTGCTGGATGTTCATTGCGAGGGCGAAATCGGCAAGGTGGCGATCGGCGGCGTGCCGAAGATCCCGGGCAACTCGATCGCCGAGCAGTTGAACCACATCAACACGGTCGACGACAGCCTGCGCCGGTTCCTCTGCCTTGAGCCGCGTTCCGGATCGATCGGCTCGGTCAACCTGCTCGTGCCGCCGAAGCGGCCGGAGGCCGATGCCGGCTTCATCATCCTGCAGGCGGACCAAGCCCACGCGATGTCTGGCTCCAATTCGATCTGCGTGACGACGGCGCTGCTCGAATCCGGCATGATCGAGATGAAGGAGCCGGAGACGGTGGTGATGCTCGACACGGCGGCCGGCCTCGTCAAGGCGACGGCTACCTGCCGCGACGGGCGGTGCGAAAGGGTGAAGCTCACCATGGTGCCGTCCTTCGTGCAGGAGTTGGACGTTGAGGTCGATACCCCGGAATGGGGCCGCATCAAGCTCGATCTCTGCTTCGGCGGTATTTTCTACGCGCTGGTCGATGTCCGCCAGATCGGCACGACGATCGAAAAGGCGAATGCGCGGCGGATTGTCGAGGCGGGCATGCTGCTCAAGGATCTCGTCAACCGCACGATCCCGGTCGTCCATCCGGAGATCCCCGAAATCAGCGGCGTCGCCTATGTGATGTTCCGCGACACCGAGGCGGATGGCACGGTTCGCACCTGCACGACGATGTGGCCGGGCCGCGTCGATCGTTCGCCTTGCGGCACCGGTAGCTCGGCGAACCTGGCAACGCTTCACGCGCGAGGCCGGGTGAAGCCCGGCGATATCCTCAAATCCCGGTCGATCATCGGCTCCGAGTTTGAGGTGGGGCTCGAAGGCGTGACGACAGTCGCCGGCAGGGAGGCAATTATTCCGACCATCTCCGGTCGGGGCTGGACGTTCGGCCTGCACCAGGTGGCGCTCGATCCGTTCGATCCGCTCGCCGAAGGATTTGCGCTGACCGATACCTGGGGGCCGCAGGCGGGCGAGATCCGCTGA
- a CDS encoding tetratricopeptide repeat protein, with amino-acid sequence MDNRINQRIRIANILLLAAIMLLSFAAIALPAARAGDLTAAEQCDREAGSEFDSERNRSFPSVSTEDIRIGIALSACREAYNQNGDARTQFQLARVLDKAGQKIQSRRILEEAARNGHALAMVNYGAQLAAAGEAETAFGLYERAAAAGNILAAYNLGVAYRDGVGTATDGALAIRWFERASIAGDDVAAFNLAVMLDEGKAVPEDNLEAAKFYGLAAERGNVDAMINLGLMFESGEGVRRNPVAAQELFRQAAYQGDPLGQQKLDPIATGSILRTAMLAKMDRSK; translated from the coding sequence ATGGACAACCGGATCAACCAGCGCATTCGCATCGCCAACATTCTGCTACTAGCGGCTATCATGCTCCTTTCGTTTGCTGCCATCGCCCTGCCCGCGGCGCGTGCCGGCGATCTGACCGCCGCGGAACAATGCGACCGCGAAGCGGGCAGCGAATTCGACTCGGAGCGGAACCGGTCGTTCCCGAGCGTTTCGACGGAAGACATCCGTATCGGCATTGCGCTCTCCGCCTGCCGCGAAGCCTACAACCAGAATGGCGATGCACGCACACAATTCCAGCTCGCGCGTGTCCTCGACAAGGCCGGGCAGAAAATACAGTCGCGCCGCATCCTCGAGGAAGCCGCGCGCAACGGTCATGCGCTGGCCATGGTGAACTACGGCGCACAGCTTGCCGCGGCGGGCGAGGCCGAAACGGCGTTCGGGCTCTATGAGCGCGCCGCGGCAGCCGGAAACATTCTCGCCGCCTACAATCTCGGCGTCGCCTATCGCGACGGTGTCGGCACTGCCACTGACGGCGCGCTCGCAATCCGCTGGTTCGAGCGGGCATCGATCGCCGGCGACGACGTCGCAGCATTCAACCTGGCGGTGATGCTGGACGAGGGCAAGGCGGTGCCGGAAGACAATCTCGAGGCCGCAAAATTCTACGGTCTCGCGGCCGAACGCGGCAATGTGGACGCGATGATCAACCTCGGCCTGATGTTCGAAAGCGGTGAAGGCGTGCGGCGCAATCCTGTCGCCGCACAGGAACTGTTCAGGCAGGCAGCCTACCAAGGCGATCCGCTTGGCCAGCAAAAGCTCGACCCGATCGCCACCGGCAGCATCTTGCGCACCGCCATGCTGGCCAAGATGGACCGGTCCAAATGA
- a CDS encoding FecR family protein, whose amino-acid sequence MRQIYVKRRIFVGGLMLTAVVGRSANAAPNSVVGKAEKIRGNVRRRQGEDEAQLAVGGDVLDNDYVSTSTNSFADLALSDTRILLGPQTELLIDRFIAGQGGTLELGLGRMVFDRPEGLSKVDVAVRTAFGMIGVRGTKFFCGPSRAAFAVFVERGAVSVQGGGVMRTVAAGQGVDFDRPGAAPSELTNWGQARIREAYASVGLL is encoded by the coding sequence ATGCGGCAGATATATGTGAAAAGGCGAATCTTCGTCGGCGGCCTGATGTTGACGGCCGTGGTGGGCCGCTCGGCGAACGCGGCGCCCAATTCCGTGGTCGGCAAGGCCGAGAAGATACGTGGCAACGTACGCCGCCGGCAGGGAGAGGACGAGGCCCAGCTTGCCGTCGGCGGCGACGTTCTCGACAACGACTATGTCTCGACGAGCACCAACAGCTTTGCCGATCTGGCGCTGAGCGACACGCGCATCCTGCTCGGCCCGCAAACGGAACTCTTGATCGACAGGTTCATCGCCGGTCAGGGCGGCACGCTCGAGCTCGGCCTCGGCCGGATGGTCTTCGACCGGCCGGAAGGGCTTTCGAAGGTTGACGTGGCGGTGCGCACGGCTTTCGGGATGATCGGCGTGCGCGGCACGAAATTCTTCTGCGGCCCGAGCCGGGCAGCTTTCGCCGTCTTCGTGGAGCGTGGAGCGGTCTCGGTCCAGGGCGGCGGTGTGATGCGCACGGTTGCAGCCGGCCAGGGCGTCGACTTCGACCGGCCGGGCGCGGCGCCATCGGAACTCACAAACTGGGGGCAGGCCCGCATTAGGGAAGCCTATGCGAGCGTCGGCTTGCTGTAA
- a CDS encoding CHASE2 domain-containing protein encodes MRAKHRLHRRVTPLFGGIVASLAAALLLYLYGETVFKTPRELFFDNLTQWVTSPRSPDITVVDVDRKAHEALGSGNWDRAETAALISRLAAAGPKVIAVDFVFSSECEADAAGNVALASAIAEAPVVLGFLAADRALEHPRPIPPLALRRPLAVPEPWFIAGAETSCPAFMDRSKAASAGFLVGDEDARVRRAQAFAILGNDAYPALAIEAGRLTTGSSTPVLGGEPAWLRLDHAVIPLDEAGNLRFVASSEEAIAARTLSAADVMADTVDRSRLAGKLVFVGSSMPSFGGLRPSASMPLEPSVQIHADIANAIITGFVPYRYGGLLVLEALFAFAAGTLAAVGATRLRPLTTLALGLLALLFVIAGAGGIYAATGWLVDAVGIGAALAAVLVVTSALQLAHVRRAEAIARQKFSQYLPQSVVARYIDQPNAGRVAGEERVVTALFTDIEGFSTLARKLGARELVALLDIYFAEVNALVARHGGMVDKVVGDAVHALFNAPEDLDDHVNKAIECAMAIHALTEEMRRRPQFAENSFGRTRIGVETGLAVLGEVGAGGKLDYTAHGDAVNLAARLQDANKFLGTAICIGPAAAAQSDAPLRALGRHDIRGFGPMELFTVADPPLPA; translated from the coding sequence TTGCGTGCGAAGCACCGCCTCCACCGTCGCGTCACCCCGCTCTTCGGCGGGATCGTCGCAAGCCTGGCGGCGGCGCTGCTCCTTTATCTCTATGGCGAAACGGTCTTTAAAACCCCGCGTGAACTTTTCTTCGACAACCTCACGCAATGGGTGACCTCGCCCCGGTCACCGGACATCACCGTCGTCGACGTCGATCGCAAGGCGCATGAGGCGCTTGGCTCCGGAAACTGGGACCGGGCCGAAACGGCGGCGCTGATATCGCGGCTGGCCGCCGCCGGACCGAAGGTGATTGCGGTCGATTTCGTTTTCAGCTCCGAATGCGAGGCCGACGCCGCAGGCAATGTTGCGCTTGCTTCCGCTATCGCGGAGGCACCTGTCGTTCTGGGCTTTCTCGCGGCTGACCGTGCCCTGGAGCATCCGCGTCCCATTCCTCCGCTCGCGCTCAGACGTCCGCTTGCGGTGCCGGAGCCGTGGTTCATTGCCGGGGCGGAAACATCCTGCCCGGCGTTCATGGACCGATCCAAGGCGGCGAGCGCCGGCTTTCTCGTCGGCGACGAGGACGCGCGCGTGCGGCGGGCGCAGGCTTTTGCGATTCTCGGCAACGACGCCTACCCGGCGCTCGCGATCGAAGCGGGACGTCTCACAACCGGGAGCAGCACGCCGGTGCTCGGCGGCGAGCCTGCCTGGCTCAGGCTCGATCATGCCGTCATCCCCCTCGACGAGGCGGGAAACCTGCGCTTCGTCGCAAGTTCGGAAGAGGCGATCGCCGCGCGCACGCTCTCGGCTGCCGACGTCATGGCAGACACGGTCGATCGGAGCCGCCTTGCGGGCAAACTGGTCTTCGTCGGCAGCAGCATGCCGAGCTTCGGCGGGCTGAGACCGAGCGCCTCGATGCCACTCGAGCCTTCGGTGCAGATCCACGCCGATATCGCCAATGCGATCATCACCGGCTTCGTTCCCTATCGGTATGGTGGACTCTTAGTCCTGGAAGCCTTGTTCGCTTTTGCGGCCGGCACGCTTGCGGCCGTTGGCGCGACGCGGCTTCGACCACTCACGACCCTCGCCCTCGGCCTCCTCGCGCTGCTCTTCGTCATCGCCGGCGCCGGCGGCATTTATGCCGCGACGGGCTGGCTCGTCGATGCAGTCGGCATCGGTGCGGCGCTCGCCGCTGTACTCGTCGTGACAAGTGCGCTGCAACTCGCCCACGTGCGGCGCGCCGAGGCGATCGCGCGGCAGAAATTTTCGCAATACCTGCCGCAGTCCGTCGTCGCGCGCTACATCGACCAGCCGAATGCCGGACGCGTGGCCGGCGAGGAACGCGTGGTCACCGCGCTTTTCACCGATATCGAGGGATTCTCGACTCTCGCCCGCAAGCTCGGCGCTCGTGAGCTCGTGGCGCTCCTCGACATCTATTTCGCGGAAGTGAACGCGCTCGTCGCCCGCCATGGCGGCATGGTCGACAAGGTGGTCGGCGACGCCGTGCACGCGCTCTTCAACGCGCCGGAGGATCTCGACGATCACGTCAACAAGGCGATCGAATGCGCCATGGCGATCCACGCCCTGACCGAAGAAATGCGGCGGCGGCCACAATTTGCCGAAAACAGTTTCGGCCGAACCCGGATCGGCGTCGAAACCGGGCTTGCCGTGCTCGGCGAGGTAGGCGCGGGCGGCAAGCTCGACTACACCGCTCATGGCGACGCGGTGAACCTCGCGGCGCGGCTTCAGGACGCGAACAAATTCCTCGGAACGGCAATCTGCATCGGGCCAGCGGCAGCGGCGCAATCGGATGCACCTCTCCGGGCACTGGGGCGCCATGATATCCGTGGGTTCGGACCGATGGAGCTCTTCACAGTCGCTGACCCGCCATTGCCGGCGTGA
- a CDS encoding Crp/Fnr family transcriptional regulator → MAEVNRSPAFWRSFPIFEEFDKETLTELAGIATYRKWPAGTVIFQRGDEGNYMVVVVSGRIKLSLFTPQGRELMLRQHEGGALFGEMALLDGQPRSADATAVIASEGYVIGKKPFLDLIIHRPQIAEAVIRFLCAQLRDTTERLETIALYDLNARVARFFLATLKQIHGHELPSSANLRLTLSQTDIAAILGASRPKVNRAILSLEECGALKRTEGIICCNVDRLLSVADPEEA, encoded by the coding sequence ATGGCTGAAGTCAACAGAAGTCCCGCCTTCTGGCGATCCTTTCCGATTTTCGAGGAGTTCGACAAGGAGACGCTGACGGAGCTCGCCGGCATCGCCACGTACCGGAAATGGCCGGCAGGTACGGTCATCTTCCAGCGCGGCGACGAAGGCAACTACATGGTTGTCGTGGTTTCCGGCCGCATCAAGCTCTCGCTGTTCACACCGCAGGGCCGCGAACTGATGCTGCGCCAGCATGAGGGGGGCGCACTCTTCGGTGAAATGGCCCTGCTCGACGGCCAGCCGCGGTCGGCCGACGCGACAGCGGTCATCGCATCCGAAGGCTACGTGATCGGCAAGAAGCCCTTCCTCGATCTCATCATCCATAGGCCACAGATCGCCGAAGCTGTGATCCGTTTTCTATGCGCGCAGCTTCGCGACACCACCGAGCGGCTGGAAACGATCGCGCTCTACGACCTCAACGCCCGCGTCGCCCGTTTCTTTCTGGCAACGCTCAAACAGATCCACGGCCACGAGCTTCCGAGCAGCGCCAATCTGCGCCTGACCTTGAGCCAGACCGACATCGCCGCCATTCTTGGCGCGAGCCGGCCAAAGGTGAATCGCGCCATTCTGTCGCTTGAGGAATGCGGTGCGCTGAAGCGCACGGAAGGCATCATTTGCTGCAACGTCGATCGCCTGCTGAGTGTCGCCGATCCCGAGGAGGCCTAG
- a CDS encoding DoxX family protein, with amino-acid sequence MSQNVIVLVGRILLSIMFIMSGFGKVTDPTATAGMIAGAGWPAATALAYLAGLFELVAGLAVLVGFQTRIAAYLLAAFCLVTGLVFHSGAINVPDFPAAANGLLTVFNQIMLMKNITIAGAFLVLAAFGPGALSVDARTGRALATA; translated from the coding sequence ATGTCTCAGAATGTCATCGTCCTTGTCGGGCGAATCCTCCTTTCGATCATGTTCATCATGTCCGGCTTCGGCAAGGTGACCGACCCGACGGCCACTGCCGGCATGATCGCCGGCGCAGGGTGGCCGGCTGCAACGGCACTCGCCTACCTCGCCGGTCTGTTTGAACTCGTTGCCGGTCTTGCGGTCCTCGTCGGCTTCCAGACGCGCATTGCGGCCTATCTGCTGGCCGCCTTCTGCCTTGTCACCGGTCTCGTCTTCCACAGCGGCGCCATCAACGTTCCGGACTTTCCGGCAGCTGCCAACGGCCTGCTGACCGTCTTCAACCAGATCATGCTGATGAAGAACATCACCATCGCCGGTGCTTTCCTGGTGCTGGCTGCCTTCGGTCCGGGCGCGCTTTCGGTCGATGCCCGCACTGGAAGGGCCCTCGCCACCGCCTAA
- a CDS encoding RbsD/FucU family protein — translation MLKGINPLLGPELLAALRAMGHGDEIALVDGNYPGEEHARRLVRLDGHRLIPVLDAILSVLPIDDFVPEAIFRATVKQDKQALDPVHREIIECCGKHEPSREVVPLLGADFYPRVKAAHTVVQTSEPRLYGNVILRKGVIYP, via the coding sequence ATGCTGAAAGGAATAAACCCGCTGCTCGGCCCGGAACTTCTCGCGGCACTGAGGGCAATGGGTCACGGCGACGAGATCGCGCTGGTCGACGGCAACTATCCGGGCGAGGAACATGCGCGTCGCCTCGTCCGCCTCGACGGACACAGGCTCATCCCCGTGCTCGACGCGATCTTGAGCGTCCTCCCGATCGACGATTTCGTGCCAGAGGCGATCTTCCGCGCCACCGTCAAGCAGGACAAGCAGGCGCTCGACCCCGTACATCGGGAAATCATCGAATGCTGCGGCAAGCATGAGCCATCGCGGGAGGTCGTGCCGCTCCTCGGCGCCGACTTCTATCCGCGCGTGAAGGCCGCCCATACAGTGGTGCAGACCAGCGAACCACGCCTTTATGGCAACGTCATTCTGCGGAAGGGTGTCATCTACCCCTGA
- a CDS encoding ROK family transcriptional regulator → MSLTGDSRGGSTQPDVIDPSGGANQTRVRAYNERLVMSLVRRHGSLSKADIARRSGLSAQTVSVIMRALERDGLLIRGAPVRGRVGQPSIPMRLNPDAVYSFGVKIGRRSADLVLMDFVGNIRLHLHQIHTYPLPEDLVTFIVGGIEKLEQQLAPEQRARIAGVGIATPFELWNWAEEVGAPREEMDRWRDANLQAAVAAQTRHPVFLQNDGTSACGAELAFGVGSSYPDFVYFYIGSFIGGGIVLNSALFSGRTGTAGAVGPLPVSGKDGKSTQLLKIASVFVLENLLRERGIDPQPLWYSADDWIDFGEPLEIWIQDTAYALAQAVVSSASIIDFSAAVIDGGFPAWVRARILAATRRALQTLDLQGVTVPDLVEGAVGSHARAIGGASLPLFSRYLLDTNVLFKELS, encoded by the coding sequence ATGTCACTGACAGGCGATTCCCGCGGGGGATCGACACAACCGGACGTGATAGACCCAAGCGGCGGGGCGAACCAGACCCGCGTGCGCGCCTATAACGAGCGCCTGGTCATGTCGCTGGTTCGCCGCCACGGCAGCCTGTCGAAAGCGGACATCGCCCGTCGCTCCGGCCTCTCCGCTCAAACCGTCTCGGTCATCATGCGCGCCCTGGAACGTGACGGTCTGTTGATCCGTGGCGCCCCGGTGCGCGGTCGTGTCGGGCAGCCGTCGATCCCGATGCGCCTCAATCCGGATGCGGTCTACTCCTTCGGCGTCAAGATCGGCCGCCGCAGCGCCGACCTGGTCTTGATGGATTTTGTCGGCAATATCCGGCTGCATCTGCATCAGATCCACACCTACCCGCTACCCGAGGACCTCGTCACCTTCATCGTCGGCGGCATTGAAAAACTCGAGCAGCAACTTGCGCCCGAGCAGCGGGCGCGGATCGCCGGCGTCGGTATCGCGACGCCCTTCGAACTCTGGAACTGGGCCGAGGAAGTCGGCGCGCCGCGGGAAGAAATGGACCGCTGGCGTGACGCCAACCTGCAGGCGGCCGTGGCCGCACAGACACGCCACCCGGTCTTTCTGCAGAACGACGGAACGAGCGCCTGTGGAGCGGAACTCGCCTTCGGTGTCGGCTCAAGCTACCCCGACTTCGTCTATTTCTATATCGGCTCTTTCATCGGCGGCGGCATCGTCCTCAACTCCGCCCTGTTTTCCGGACGGACCGGAACCGCAGGGGCGGTCGGCCCGCTGCCGGTCTCCGGCAAGGACGGCAAGTCGACGCAACTGCTGAAGATCGCTTCGGTCTTCGTGCTTGAAAACCTCTTGCGCGAGCGTGGCATCGATCCGCAGCCGCTCTGGTACTCGGCCGACGACTGGATCGACTTCGGCGAACCGCTCGAGATCTGGATCCAGGACACCGCCTATGCGCTCGCACAGGCCGTCGTCTCCTCCGCCTCGATCATCGATTTCTCGGCGGCCGTCATCGATGGCGGTTTTCCCGCCTGGGTGCGGGCGCGCATCCTTGCGGCGACGCGCCGCGCGCTGCAGACGCTCGACCTCCAGGGCGTGACGGTCCCGGATCTCGTCGAAGGCGCTGTCGGAAGCCACGCCCGGGCGATCGGCGGCGCCAGCCTTCCGCTGTTTTCGCGCTATCTGCTGGACACCAATGTCCTCTTCAAGGAGCTTAGTTGA
- a CDS encoding sugar ABC transporter substrate-binding protein: MKKTVLSAAFGALALGVAFASPSQAADVSACLITKTDTNPFFVKMKEGATAKAQELGMTLKSYAGKIDGDSESQVAAIETCIADGAKGILITASDTKGIVPQVQKARDAGILVIALDTPLEPLDAADATFATDNLLAGKLIGQWAAATLGDAAKEAKVAFLDLTPSQPTVDVLRDQGFMIGFGIDPKDPNKIGDEDDARIVGHDVTNGNEEGGRTAMENLLQKDPTINVVHTINEPAAAGAYEALKAVGREKDVLIVSVDGGCPGVKNVADGVIGATSQQYPLMMAALGIEAIKKFADSGEKPKPTEGKDFVDTGVSLVTDKPVSGVESIDTKVGTDKCWG, encoded by the coding sequence ATGAAGAAAACAGTTCTTTCTGCCGCATTCGGCGCGCTCGCGCTTGGCGTGGCCTTCGCTTCGCCGTCGCAGGCGGCCGATGTCTCCGCCTGCCTCATCACCAAGACCGACACCAATCCCTTCTTCGTGAAGATGAAGGAAGGTGCCACCGCCAAGGCGCAGGAACTCGGCATGACGCTGAAGTCCTATGCCGGCAAGATCGACGGCGATTCCGAAAGCCAGGTTGCGGCGATCGAAACCTGCATCGCCGATGGCGCCAAGGGCATCCTGATCACCGCGTCCGATACCAAGGGCATCGTGCCCCAGGTGCAGAAGGCGCGTGACGCCGGCATCCTGGTCATCGCGCTCGACACCCCCCTCGAGCCGCTCGATGCCGCTGACGCCACTTTCGCGACAGACAACCTGCTTGCCGGCAAGCTGATCGGCCAATGGGCGGCCGCGACGCTCGGTGACGCGGCCAAGGAAGCCAAGGTCGCCTTCCTCGACCTGACGCCGTCGCAGCCGACCGTCGACGTCCTGCGCGACCAGGGCTTCATGATCGGCTTCGGCATCGACCCGAAGGACCCGAACAAGATCGGTGACGAGGACGACGCACGCATCGTTGGCCACGACGTCACCAACGGCAACGAAGAAGGCGGACGCACGGCAATGGAGAACCTTCTCCAGAAGGATCCGACCATCAACGTCGTGCACACCATCAACGAACCGGCGGCCGCCGGTGCCTACGAGGCGCTGAAGGCCGTCGGCCGTGAAAAGGACGTGCTGATCGTTTCCGTCGACGGTGGTTGCCCGGGCGTCAAGAACGTCGCCGACGGCGTCATCGGCGCGACGTCGCAGCAATACCCGCTGATGATGGCCGCGCTCGGCATCGAGGCGATCAAGAAGTTCGCCGACAGCGGCGAAAAGCCGAAGCCGACCGAAGGCAAGGACTTCGTCGATACCGGCGTCTCGCTCGTCACCGACAAGCCGGTCTCGGGTGTCGAGTCGATCGACACCAAGGTCGGCACGGACAAGTGCTGGGGCTGA
- a CDS encoding ABC transporter permease — MAEPNTAAQPSQEFEKVLANSSTDVASFDTHDKTPLQKLQHFLHSSPAAVPLIVLVLSLATFGAILGGKFFSAFTLTLILQQVAIVGIVGAAQTLVILTAGIDLSVGAMMVLSSVIMGQFTFRYGLPPALSVLCGLGVGALCGFINGTLVARMKLPPFIVTLGMWQIVLATNFLYSANETIRAQDISANAPILQFFGQNFRIGSAVFTYGVIAMVLLVALLWYVLNRTAWGRYVYAVGDDPEAAKLAGVNVKGMLVTIYTLSGLICALAGWALIGRIGSVSPTAGQFANIESITAVVIGGISLFGGRGSILGMLFGALIVGVFSLGLRLMGTDPQWTYLLIGLLIIIAVAIDQWIRKVAA, encoded by the coding sequence ATGGCCGAACCAAATACAGCCGCACAGCCATCCCAGGAATTCGAAAAGGTCCTGGCCAACAGCTCGACGGACGTGGCGTCCTTCGACACGCATGACAAGACGCCGCTACAGAAGCTCCAGCATTTCCTTCATTCGAGCCCGGCCGCCGTTCCTCTGATCGTGCTGGTCCTGTCGCTGGCGACCTTCGGCGCCATCCTCGGCGGCAAGTTCTTTTCCGCCTTCACGCTGACGCTGATCCTGCAGCAGGTGGCGATCGTCGGCATCGTCGGTGCTGCGCAGACGCTTGTCATCCTCACGGCTGGCATCGATCTCTCGGTCGGCGCCATGATGGTGCTGTCGTCGGTGATCATGGGGCAGTTCACCTTCCGCTACGGCCTGCCGCCGGCCTTGTCCGTCCTCTGCGGTCTTGGCGTCGGCGCACTCTGCGGCTTCATCAACGGCACGCTCGTTGCGCGCATGAAGCTGCCGCCCTTCATCGTCACGCTGGGCATGTGGCAGATCGTGCTCGCCACCAATTTTCTTTATTCGGCCAACGAGACGATCCGCGCCCAAGATATCTCCGCCAACGCGCCGATCCTGCAGTTTTTCGGCCAGAACTTCCGTATCGGCAGCGCTGTCTTCACCTATGGCGTAATCGCCATGGTGCTTCTCGTGGCCTTGCTCTGGTATGTGCTCAACCGCACGGCTTGGGGCCGCTATGTTTACGCGGTCGGCGACGATCCGGAGGCGGCCAAGCTCGCCGGCGTCAATGTCAAGGGCATGCTCGTTACCATCTACACTCTGTCGGGCCTCATCTGCGCGCTCGCCGGCTGGGCCCTGATTGGCCGTATCGGCTCCGTTTCACCGACGGCCGGCCAGTTCGCGAACATTGAATCGATCACCGCCGTGGTGATCGGCGGCATCTCGCTGTTCGGTGGCCGCGGCTCCATCCTCGGCATGCTCTTCGGGGCGTTGATCGTCGGCGTCTTCTCGCTCGGACTTCGCCTCATGGGCACGGACCCGCAATGGACCTATCTCCTGATCGGCTTGCTGATCATCATCGCCGTCGCAATCGACCAGTGGATCAGAAAGGTAGCAGCCTGA